In Spinacia oleracea cultivar Varoflay chromosome 5, BTI_SOV_V1, whole genome shotgun sequence, a single window of DNA contains:
- the LOC110787712 gene encoding uncharacterized protein isoform X1, with protein sequence MIGSDFQVSDRFAKWPLRLGIQGFKMPPSKFSSLGYLEKLDNETPHMYVQKIVFACYYFASTKDMPHLRQKDMMASMVIHCLPHNNPYIDLKNKFSDMHYNDGTHNWYKYGAGDGRWKYDTEVLTTILEVAGNSYEDGKYSTGLGMGYGVEESDGEDGMIHDEQANDVEEDDDDVVEIENPNPVVPEPTIEISSGSEDELEEYNVVDSEPQQDDEAMDEDFDVEEELDDPNDQDFTPEQYKERNDRRDDISP encoded by the exons atgataggaagtGATTTCCAAGTAAGTGATcgttttgcaaagtggcccctacgcttaggtatccAAG gatttaagatgCCACCTTCTAAGTTCTCAAGTCTAGGATATCTAGAGAAACTGGATAACGAGACTCCTCAtatgtatgttcagaagattgtGTTTGCTTGCTACTACTTTGCTTCAACCAAGGATATGCCACATCTTAGGCAAaaggatatgatggctagtatggttattcattgcttgcCCCATAataacccttacatagaccttaagaacaagttcagtgacatgcactaTAATGATGGTACCCATAATTGGTACAAGTATGGGGCtggagatggtaggtggaagtatgatactgaagttctcactactatcttagaggttgcggggaatagctatgaggatggaaaaTACTCTACGGGtttaggtatgggctatggagtagaagaaagtgatggtgaagatggcatgattcatgatgagcaagctaatgatgttgaggaggatgatgatgatgtagttgagattgaaaatcctaatcctgtagttcctgaaccaacaattgagatatctagtggatctgaggatgagcttgaagagtacaatgtggttgatagtgagccacaacaggatgatgaggctatggatgaagatttTGATGTGGAAGAAGagttggatgatcctaatgatcaagactttactccagagcaatacaaagaaaggaatgatcgtcgtgatgacattagtccttag
- the LOC110787712 gene encoding uncharacterized protein isoform X2: MPPSKFSSLGYLEKLDNETPHMYVQKIVFACYYFASTKDMPHLRQKDMMASMVIHCLPHNNPYIDLKNKFSDMHYNDGTHNWYKYGAGDGRWKYDTEVLTTILEVAGNSYEDGKYSTGLGMGYGVEESDGEDGMIHDEQANDVEEDDDDVVEIENPNPVVPEPTIEISSGSEDELEEYNVVDSEPQQDDEAMDEDFDVEEELDDPNDQDFTPEQYKERNDRRDDISP, encoded by the coding sequence atgCCACCTTCTAAGTTCTCAAGTCTAGGATATCTAGAGAAACTGGATAACGAGACTCCTCAtatgtatgttcagaagattgtGTTTGCTTGCTACTACTTTGCTTCAACCAAGGATATGCCACATCTTAGGCAAaaggatatgatggctagtatggttattcattgcttgcCCCATAataacccttacatagaccttaagaacaagttcagtgacatgcactaTAATGATGGTACCCATAATTGGTACAAGTATGGGGCtggagatggtaggtggaagtatgatactgaagttctcactactatcttagaggttgcggggaatagctatgaggatggaaaaTACTCTACGGGtttaggtatgggctatggagtagaagaaagtgatggtgaagatggcatgattcatgatgagcaagctaatgatgttgaggaggatgatgatgatgtagttgagattgaaaatcctaatcctgtagttcctgaaccaacaattgagatatctagtggatctgaggatgagcttgaagagtacaatgtggttgatagtgagccacaacaggatgatgaggctatggatgaagatttTGATGTGGAAGAAGagttggatgatcctaatgatcaagactttactccagagcaatacaaagaaaggaatgatcgtcgtgatgacattagtccttag